CTCCCTGTGTGTTCTGCCGGAGATGTTCGACCCGGAGCAGTTCCCTCCCTGCTGGATGATCGCTGGAGCGGCCTCACGGCGCGGGAACCCTCCGGACCGCTGGCCGGTTTCATTTTCCGGCGCACCGGCCGTTCCGCACGTGCCGCCGCCGCCGCCACCAGAATGACTCATCTGAAAGGATTGAAGCATGTCTGAACCGGTCATCGCCGAACGCAGTCCTTCCGTCATCCGTCTGGAGCCGGGAACCTACTACTGGTGCCGCTGCGGCCTGTCGAAGGACCAGCCTTTCTGCGACGGGTCTCACGAGGGAACGGATTTCACGCCGCTGGAGTTCACTCTAGAAACCGCCAGGAACATCGCGCTCTGCCGCTGCAAGCACACCGCGAATGAGCCGATGTGCGACGGTACACACCGCCAGTTGCCCTGACATCCTGCCCTTGGCAGAAGGTCATTCCGTTGTGGTGATCTTTCCGGACCGGCGGAATTCGCCGGCGACGAGCCCCCGGTCACGGGCCATCTGTTCGAGCATCAGCTCCTGAGCAACGCTGCAGGCCAGCGGGAAGATCACGGGCTCAGGGCACGGTATCAACAGAACTGTCATCGTCTTTGCTGACTCGGCGGGTTTGGCTGAGAACAGCACCACCCGTGCGCCCAGGGAGGCGGTTTCGGCGGCCATCCTGCGCACCAGATCCCCGGCGGGAGAGGAGTCGGCAAAGAGAACGGCACAGCTGTCCGGACCGATCATCTCCATCGGACCGTGCCGGAATGCCCCTCCGGTCAGTGCACAGGTGTGAAGATGAACGCCTTCCTGGAATGTGAGGGCGGCCTGCCTGGCGGCGGCCATTGACGGTCCGCGAGCGACGAAGGTGATGGCATTTCCGCCCCGCAGGAACTCCGCCGCAGCCCTGGCTTCCGTCGCGCGGGTTTCCACCCATTCTTCCATCTGTCCGGCTACGCCTTCCAGCGCTCCCAGTGTGGCGGTGATCTCACGGCCGGTCAGAGCCTCCGGCAGAAGCGCCAGCAAAGCCAGTGTATTGGAATAGGTCTTCGTGGAGATGGATGCCTCGGTGCCCGCGAGCAGGGGGAGATTCGCGCGGGCCAGCCGTGCCATGGTGCTCTCCGGATTGTTCGTGATCGCGATCAGCCGCGGGTGCCCTTTCAGGGACTCCGCCACTTTCCGGGTCTCGATGCTCTCGCCGGATTGTGAGACAGCGAAAACGGTGTCGTGGAAGTTGACAGTGCGCAGCCCGTAGTGTAGCAACTCGCCCGCGTCGCGGATGACCACGGGAACGCTCGCGGCGTCGGCAAGGCGGTCCGCCACAGCGTGCGGTGCGTGCTCCGACGTGCCCATTCCGGTGAAGAGGTAGCTCCGGGGAGACACTCCTGCCACCGTGCGTGCGTTCGTGAGCAGTGAGCGTCCCTCTCGTCTGCCGTAGAACTCTATCAGCTCGCGCAAGACCGCTGGCTGTTCCGCAACTTCATCCAGAAACGCCACGCCGATCCTCCAGGGCGGCGCTTTGTCACATCCAACCGCCCGCTCGGATTTCTCCTTCCCCTGCTGGAGTTCCTGCCACAGGGGCCGCGGACGATACAGGGGATTGCCAGACGGAAGAATAAGCACCGGGTATGAGAGGAGGACCATTCGCATGAACGTTGCGCTCACCCTGGGGATCCTGGTCATCTTCATCGGTGGTGTGCTGGCGCCGTCGGCGGCCTTCGAGCTTGACGACCTGCTTCTCAGCTACTGGTGCGGCCCGGATCCGTCCTTCGATGCGGCGGAACGGTACGCCGAGGTGGCCGCCTGCCATTTCAACTGGTGCCTGCCTCCGTGCTCCGGTGCGACGCTGGAACATAATCTGGCGGCTCTGGCAGCCTGTGAGAAGCACGGCCTGAAAATGATCGTGGCGGACGAGCGCATCCTGAAGCGGTTGCCTGAGGATCCGCAGTTCGAAGCGGAGCTTGCCTCTGTGGTGCGAGACTACGCCGCCAGCC
The sequence above is drawn from the Armatimonadota bacterium genome and encodes:
- a CDS encoding glucosamine--fructose-6-phosphate aminotransferase; the encoded protein is MAFLDEVAEQPAVLRELIEFYGRREGRSLLTNARTVAGVSPRSYLFTGMGTSEHAPHAVADRLADAASVPVVIRDAGELLHYGLRTVNFHDTVFAVSQSGESIETRKVAESLKGHPRLIAITNNPESTMARLARANLPLLAGTEASISTKTYSNTLALLALLPEALTGREITATLGALEGVAGQMEEWVETRATEARAAAEFLRGGNAITFVARGPSMAAARQAALTFQEGVHLHTCALTGGAFRHGPMEMIGPDSCAVLFADSSPAGDLVRRMAAETASLGARVVLFSAKPAESAKTMTVLLIPCPEPVIFPLACSVAQELMLEQMARDRGLVAGEFRRSGKITTTE